A genomic window from Silene latifolia isolate original U9 population chromosome Y, ASM4854445v1, whole genome shotgun sequence includes:
- the LOC141632019 gene encoding uncharacterized protein LOC141632019, producing the protein MEYQPSNNSSWVWRRICRVKQIIAAGYVDGVLDVQHTGYTPAGCYEWLKGAGVTVQWFRAVWNDWVVPKHQFMGWLFAHGALRINDKLLLYGLDIDDKCYLCGKAAKCMDHVFFGCSYSKQHIMEWCVDRQGSKLQKGVQAAVGMGAIYHVWHQRNCSENDCVLMVPKRVAELIIAEIGLRVRRRDEKDLTIGDKDWLKTMNLL; encoded by the exons ATGGAGTACCAACCTAGTAACAACTCGAGTTGGGTGTGGAGGAGGATCTGTAGGGTGAAGCAGATTATTGCAGCAGGTTATGTTGATGGAGTGTTGGATGTTCAGCATACTGGCTATACCCCTGCTGGTTGCTATGAATGGCTTAAGGGGGCAGGAGTTACTGTGCAGTGGTTCAGGGCAGTTTGGAATGATTGGGTTGTTCCAAAACACCAATTTATGGGTTGGCTGTTTGCTCATGGGGCACTGAGAATTAATGATAAGCTGCTGCTGTATGGGCTAGATATTGATGATAAATGCTATCTTTGTGGAAAGGCTGCAAAATGCATGGATCATGTGTTTTTTGGGTGTAGTTACAGTAAGCAG CACATTATGGAGTGGTGCGTGGATAGGCAGGGGTCTAAGTTGCAGAAGGGGGTACAGGCTGCAGTAGGGATGGGAGCAATATACCATGTGTGGCATCAGAGAAATTGCAGCGAGAATGACTGTGTGCTGATGGTACCAAAGAGGGTAGCTGAACTGATTATAGCAGAGATCGGACTGAGGGTTCGAAGAAGAGATGAGAAGGATCTAACCATTGGTGATAAAGATTGGCTGAAAACTATGAATCTCTTGTAA